A region from the Achromobacter seleniivolatilans genome encodes:
- a CDS encoding 3-hydroxyacyl-CoA dehydrogenase, translating to MTEIQTIGVVGAGAMGRGIAQIAAQAGLRVRLYDTSADAVAAARESLRQTWEKLAQKGKLTTADAQAALERVESATALTDMSVCQLVVEAIVERLDVKRDLFAALEGVVSEDCILASNTSSLSITAIAAACKHPRRVVGYHFFNPVALMKVVEVIDGLRSAPEVGDALAVLARRMGHTPVRAKDMPGFIVNHAGRGMNTEGLRVAQEAVATFAQVDAVMREQAGFRMGPFELLDLTALDVSHPVMESIYRQFFDEPRFRPSPITTVRLAGGLIGRKAGEGFYVYADGQKQVPPEAPVPALPEGLKVWVSPKHPEGYARASALIEKLGATLVTGSTPDADALIIVTPFGDDVSTSVSAQGLNAARTVGLDTLYAFDAAKRRTIMVSPATEEKWRDAAHALLAADGVAVTVIEDSPGFIAQRIVAMIVNIASDIAQQQIATPEDIDQAVTLGLGYPVGPLSLGDKLGAERILEILKSMQRVTGDPRYRPSLWLQRRVQLGMSLLK from the coding sequence ATGACGGAGATTCAAACCATCGGCGTCGTGGGCGCCGGTGCCATGGGGCGCGGCATTGCGCAGATCGCGGCGCAAGCCGGTTTGCGCGTGCGCTTGTACGACACCAGTGCTGATGCGGTTGCCGCCGCGCGCGAGTCCCTGCGCCAAACCTGGGAAAAACTGGCCCAGAAGGGCAAGCTGACCACCGCCGACGCGCAAGCCGCGCTGGAACGTGTGGAATCCGCGACCGCCCTGACCGATATGTCGGTGTGCCAGTTGGTGGTGGAAGCCATCGTCGAACGTCTGGACGTCAAGCGTGACCTCTTCGCCGCGCTGGAAGGCGTGGTGTCCGAGGACTGCATTCTGGCGTCGAACACGTCGTCTTTGTCCATTACCGCCATCGCGGCCGCCTGCAAGCATCCGCGCCGCGTAGTCGGTTATCACTTCTTCAACCCGGTCGCGTTGATGAAAGTGGTTGAGGTGATCGACGGCCTGCGCAGCGCGCCGGAAGTCGGCGATGCGCTGGCCGTGCTGGCGCGCCGCATGGGGCACACCCCCGTGCGTGCCAAAGACATGCCTGGCTTTATCGTCAATCACGCTGGCCGCGGCATGAATACCGAAGGGCTGCGCGTGGCGCAGGAAGCAGTCGCGACCTTCGCGCAGGTGGATGCCGTGATGCGTGAGCAGGCGGGTTTTCGCATGGGCCCGTTCGAACTGCTGGACCTGACCGCGCTGGACGTGTCGCATCCGGTGATGGAATCCATCTACCGCCAATTCTTCGACGAGCCGCGTTTCCGCCCGTCGCCCATCACCACGGTGCGCCTGGCTGGTGGCCTGATCGGCCGCAAGGCGGGTGAAGGCTTTTACGTCTATGCCGACGGCCAGAAGCAAGTGCCGCCCGAAGCGCCCGTGCCCGCGCTGCCGGAAGGCCTGAAGGTCTGGGTCAGCCCCAAGCATCCCGAAGGTTATGCGCGCGCTTCCGCCTTGATCGAAAAGCTGGGCGCCACCTTGGTCACCGGTTCTACGCCGGACGCTGACGCGCTCATCATCGTCACGCCTTTTGGCGATGACGTGTCTACGTCGGTTTCCGCTCAGGGCCTGAACGCAGCTCGCACGGTGGGTCTGGATACGCTCTATGCGTTCGACGCAGCCAAGCGCCGCACGATCATGGTGTCGCCGGCCACTGAAGAGAAATGGCGTGACGCCGCGCATGCGTTGCTGGCCGCCGACGGTGTGGCAGTGACCGTGATCGAGGATTCGCCGGGTTTCATCGCCCAGCGCATCGTAGCCATGATCGTCAACATCGCCAGCGACATCGCGCAGCAGCAGATCGCCACGCCGGAAGACATCGATCAGGCCGTGACCTTGGGCCTGGGTTATCCGGTGGGCCCGCTGTCGCTTGGCGACAAGCTGGGTGCCGAGCGCATCCTGGAAATTCTGAAGAGCATGCAGCGCGTGACGGGCGACCCCCGTTATCGCCCCAGCCTGTGGCTGCAACGCCGCGTTCAACTGGGCATGTCCCTGTTGAAATAA
- a CDS encoding CaiB/BaiF CoA transferase family protein, which translates to MSQRPAPLTGIRVLDLTRVLAGPWCTQNLADLGAEVIKIERPGAGDDTRAWGPPYLKDEAGNDTTEAAYYLSANRNKMSVALDIASPRGAELVRELALQSDILVENFKVGGLSKYGLDYESLKAINPRLIYCSITGFGQTGPYASRPGYDFMIQGMGGLMSITGERDDLAGGGPQKAGVAVADLMTGMYSTVGILAALLERAKSGLGQHIDMALLDCQVTMLANQNLNFMTSGVAPKRAGNAHQNLVPYQVFAASDGHLIVAVGNDSQFRNYCGAIGLPELSADPRFSTNPQRVKNRAELVPLLTERMATGARDHWLAALESVGVPAGPINTLDQVYEDPHVLARGMKRELPHPAAGKVPMASSPLKFSDSPVEYRRPPPMLGEHTAQVLSEKLGLSAEEIQALAQSQS; encoded by the coding sequence ATGTCGCAACGTCCCGCTCCCCTTACCGGCATACGCGTGCTGGACCTGACCCGCGTGCTGGCGGGCCCATGGTGTACCCAGAACCTGGCCGACCTTGGCGCCGAGGTGATCAAGATTGAACGGCCGGGCGCGGGCGACGATACGCGCGCCTGGGGTCCTCCTTACCTGAAGGACGAAGCGGGCAACGACACGACGGAAGCCGCTTACTACCTGTCGGCCAACCGCAACAAGATGTCGGTGGCGCTGGATATCGCGTCGCCGCGCGGCGCTGAACTGGTGCGCGAACTGGCGTTGCAAAGCGACATCCTGGTGGAAAACTTCAAGGTTGGCGGCCTGTCGAAATACGGCCTGGACTACGAAAGCCTGAAGGCCATCAACCCGCGCCTGATCTATTGCTCGATCACGGGCTTTGGCCAGACCGGCCCGTATGCCAGCCGTCCGGGTTATGACTTCATGATCCAGGGCATGGGCGGCCTGATGAGCATCACCGGCGAACGCGATGACCTGGCTGGTGGCGGCCCGCAGAAGGCTGGCGTGGCCGTGGCGGACCTGATGACCGGTATGTATTCCACCGTCGGAATCCTGGCGGCGCTGCTGGAACGAGCCAAGAGCGGCCTGGGGCAGCACATTGATATGGCGCTGCTGGACTGCCAGGTCACGATGCTGGCAAACCAGAATCTGAATTTCATGACCTCTGGCGTCGCGCCCAAACGCGCCGGCAACGCGCATCAGAACCTGGTGCCCTACCAGGTGTTTGCGGCCAGTGACGGCCACCTGATTGTGGCGGTCGGCAACGACAGCCAGTTCCGCAATTACTGCGGCGCTATCGGCCTGCCCGAGTTGTCGGCCGATCCGCGCTTTTCCACCAATCCGCAACGCGTGAAGAACCGTGCGGAATTGGTCCCGCTGCTGACCGAACGCATGGCCACCGGCGCGCGTGATCACTGGCTTGCCGCGCTGGAAAGCGTTGGCGTGCCGGCTGGCCCCATCAATACGCTGGACCAGGTCTACGAAGACCCGCATGTGCTGGCGCGCGGCATGAAGCGCGAGCTGCCGCACCCGGCGGCAGGCAAGGTGCCGATGGCGTCCAGCCCGCTGAAATTCTCGGACAGCCCGGTCGAGTACCGCCGTCCGCCGCCCATGCTGGGTGAGCACACGGCGCAGGTCCTGTCTGAAAAGCTGGGCCTGTCGGCTGAAGAAATCCAGGCGCTGGCGCAGAGCCAGTCTTGA
- a CDS encoding acyl-CoA dehydrogenase family protein, which produces MALDTETLNLLLDAVRRFVHERLIPAEDELATSGQVPPAIVNEMRELGLFGLSISPDFGGLGLTMEEEVRVVFELGQTSPAFRSLAGTNIGIGSQAIVLAGTDEQRNRYLPKLASGELIGSFALTEPDAGSDAMALRLSAERDGDSYVLNGTKRYITNAPIAGLFSVMARTAPERRANSISCFLVEAGTPGLIIGKPDKKMGQAGALTSDVVFDNCRVPASALLGGEEGNGFKTSMRVLDKGRLHISALCVGIADRLLSDAVKYAMDRKQFGQPIAEFQLIQAMIADSQAELYAARCMVLDAARMRDRGENTTMQAACCKLFSTEMVGRVADRAVQIHGGAGYMSEYAVERFYRDVRLFRIFEGTSQIQQLVIARETIKAHS; this is translated from the coding sequence ATGGCCCTTGATACCGAAACCCTGAACCTGCTGTTGGATGCCGTGCGCCGCTTTGTGCACGAGCGCCTGATCCCCGCCGAAGACGAACTGGCCACGAGCGGCCAGGTGCCGCCGGCGATCGTGAACGAGATGCGCGAACTTGGCCTGTTCGGTCTGTCTATTTCGCCCGATTTTGGCGGATTGGGCCTGACCATGGAGGAGGAGGTACGCGTGGTCTTTGAGCTGGGCCAGACCTCGCCCGCATTCCGTTCGCTGGCTGGCACCAACATCGGCATCGGCTCGCAAGCCATCGTGCTGGCCGGCACCGACGAGCAGCGCAACCGCTATTTGCCCAAGCTGGCCAGCGGCGAGCTGATCGGTTCATTCGCGCTGACCGAGCCGGATGCCGGTTCGGACGCCATGGCGCTGCGCCTGTCCGCTGAACGCGACGGCGACAGCTATGTGCTGAACGGCACGAAGCGCTACATCACCAACGCGCCCATCGCTGGCTTGTTCTCGGTCATGGCCCGCACCGCGCCCGAACGCCGCGCGAATTCGATCTCGTGTTTCCTGGTGGAAGCCGGCACGCCGGGCCTGATCATCGGCAAACCGGACAAAAAGATGGGCCAAGCCGGCGCGCTGACCAGTGACGTCGTGTTCGACAACTGCCGTGTACCCGCCAGCGCCTTGCTGGGCGGCGAAGAAGGCAACGGCTTCAAGACGTCTATGCGTGTGCTGGACAAGGGCCGTCTGCACATCTCCGCGCTGTGCGTCGGCATCGCCGACCGTTTGTTGAGCGACGCCGTCAAATACGCCATGGACCGCAAGCAGTTTGGCCAGCCGATTGCCGAGTTCCAGCTCATTCAGGCAATGATTGCCGATAGTCAGGCTGAACTGTATGCCGCGCGCTGCATGGTGCTGGACGCCGCCCGCATGCGCGACCGCGGCGAAAACACCACGATGCAAGCCGCCTGCTGCAAGCTGTTCTCGACTGAAATGGTTGGCCGGGTTGCTGACCGGGCGGTGCAGATTCATGGCGGGGCGGGTTATATGTCTGAGTATGCGGTGGAACGCTTCTACCGCGATGTGCGCCTTTTCCGTATCTTTGAAGGCACTTCGCAGATCCAGCAGTTGGTGATTGCGCGCGAAACGATCAAGGCGCACTCCTGA
- a CDS encoding TetR/AcrR family transcriptional regulator — protein sequence MATSAPPAQKRARAGRPPTLAAPRERILEEAAKLFARSGYDGSSVSDLAAAIGVSKAAIYHYYTTKQDIYDAIILGVLNGLTQTVGQHVAGADGAAARLRAFMIGHARYFEQHHAEFVTMLIGYSGMALPEREDAARLRDGYEKRLRELIAQGVADGVFRPLDVAATGRAVLSMLNWMVRWYKPGQGDSAEAIAAGYFDLLVGGMRA from the coding sequence ATGGCGACCTCCGCCCCACCCGCCCAGAAGCGCGCACGCGCCGGCCGGCCGCCCACGCTGGCGGCCCCGCGAGAACGCATTCTGGAAGAAGCTGCCAAGCTGTTTGCCCGCAGCGGCTACGACGGCAGTTCCGTATCGGATCTGGCCGCCGCCATCGGGGTGTCCAAAGCGGCCATCTATCACTACTACACCACCAAGCAAGACATCTACGACGCGATCATTCTGGGCGTGCTGAACGGCCTGACGCAGACCGTGGGCCAGCACGTTGCAGGCGCCGACGGGGCAGCCGCCCGATTGCGCGCGTTCATGATTGGCCACGCGCGCTACTTCGAACAACATCACGCCGAATTCGTCACCATGCTGATCGGCTATTCCGGCATGGCATTGCCCGAGCGAGAAGACGCGGCGAGGCTGCGCGACGGCTACGAGAAGCGCCTGCGCGAGCTGATTGCTCAAGGCGTGGCCGACGGCGTGTTTCGCCCGTTGGACGTGGCCGCCACTGGCCGCGCGGTGCTGTCCATGCTGAATTGGATGGTGCGTTGGTACAAGCCGGGGCAGGGCGACAGCGCAGAAGCCATCGCTGCCGGGTACTTCGATTTATTGGTTGGCGGCATGCGCGCCTGA
- a CDS encoding NAD(P)H-dependent flavin oxidoreductase, with protein MPHSLVTDLYGQMSLPVISAPMFIVSNPKLVIAQCTSGVVGSFPALNARPQSLLTDWLDEVQAGLASHREAHPGAVVAPYAVNQIIHQSNDRLEQDLAVCASHRVPLIITSLRAPGDLVKGVHDWGGKVFHDVTTIRHAEKALEAGVDGLILVCAGAGGHAGTLSPFALLSEVRRFYDGPLILSGAITSGAHVLAALAMGADFAYMGTRFIASEEANASEGYKSAIVEASAADILYTPFFTGIPGNYLKASISASGLDPANLPQPDSGASNFGSSRVKPWKDIWGAGQGVGSIASVEPTRKIVETLRHEYDAAKAQLAARTFA; from the coding sequence ATGCCCCACTCTCTCGTGACAGATTTGTATGGCCAGATGTCCCTGCCGGTCATCAGCGCCCCCATGTTCATCGTCTCAAACCCAAAGCTGGTGATTGCTCAGTGCACAAGCGGCGTCGTGGGCTCGTTCCCCGCCCTGAATGCACGGCCGCAAAGCCTGCTGACCGATTGGCTGGATGAAGTCCAGGCCGGGCTGGCCTCGCACCGCGAAGCCCACCCCGGCGCCGTCGTGGCGCCCTATGCCGTCAACCAGATCATTCACCAATCCAATGACCGGCTGGAACAAGACTTGGCCGTATGCGCCAGCCACCGCGTCCCGCTGATCATCACCAGCCTGCGCGCCCCCGGCGACCTGGTCAAAGGCGTGCACGACTGGGGCGGCAAGGTGTTCCACGACGTGACCACGATTCGCCACGCTGAAAAGGCGCTGGAAGCCGGGGTAGACGGCCTGATCCTGGTTTGCGCGGGCGCGGGCGGCCACGCCGGCACGCTGAGTCCGTTCGCCCTGCTGTCTGAAGTGCGCCGCTTCTACGACGGCCCGCTGATTCTGTCGGGCGCCATCACCTCTGGCGCGCACGTGCTGGCAGCATTGGCCATGGGCGCAGACTTCGCCTATATGGGTACGCGCTTTATTGCCAGCGAAGAGGCCAATGCCAGCGAAGGCTACAAATCCGCCATCGTCGAGGCCAGCGCGGCGGACATTCTGTACACCCCGTTTTTCACCGGCATCCCGGGCAACTACCTGAAAGCCAGCATCTCGGCCTCGGGCCTGGACCCGGCCAACCTGCCGCAGCCCGACAGCGGCGCGTCCAACTTTGGATCGTCCCGCGTCAAACCGTGGAAGGACATCTGGGGCGCGGGCCAGGGCGTGGGCAGCATTGCGAGCGTGGAACCCACGCGAAAAATCGTCGAAACCTTGCGCCACGAGTATGACGCAGCCAAAGCCCAACTGGCTGCCAGGACTTTCGCATGA
- a CDS encoding enoyl-CoA hydratase-related protein, whose product MSAGLTITRDGAVLTLVIDRQDRRNALDRATYAALTEQISLASADQSVSAVILTGAGEHFTAGNDLRDFQEARGAGDSAGLTFLRALTTAAVPVIAAVEGYAIGIGVTLLQHCDFVHVGEGATLRMPFVALGLCPEGASSLLLPRLAGRRAAEWLLQGKAFSAQDALEGGLATSVTPKGQALAAAEATAADLARQPPAALRLTKAMMKRADRQAIADTLDYEAEQFRARLQTEEAQTAFAKFFKK is encoded by the coding sequence ATGAGCGCGGGCCTGACCATCACCCGCGACGGGGCTGTGCTGACGCTGGTCATTGATCGTCAGGACCGCCGTAACGCGCTGGACCGGGCCACCTACGCGGCCTTGACCGAGCAAATCTCCCTGGCTTCTGCCGATCAATCGGTATCGGCCGTGATCCTGACCGGGGCGGGCGAGCACTTCACGGCGGGCAATGATTTGCGGGATTTCCAGGAAGCGCGCGGCGCGGGCGACAGCGCTGGCCTCACGTTTCTGCGGGCGCTGACCACCGCCGCCGTGCCCGTCATTGCGGCGGTCGAGGGGTACGCCATCGGCATAGGCGTGACCTTATTGCAGCACTGCGATTTTGTTCACGTAGGCGAAGGCGCCACCTTGCGGATGCCCTTCGTAGCGCTGGGTCTGTGCCCGGAAGGCGCGTCCAGCCTGCTGCTGCCCCGCTTGGCGGGACGCCGGGCGGCTGAATGGCTGCTGCAAGGCAAAGCCTTTTCCGCGCAGGATGCGCTTGAAGGCGGCTTGGCGACATCCGTGACGCCCAAAGGGCAGGCACTGGCGGCGGCCGAGGCCACCGCCGCCGATCTTGCCCGTCAACCGCCCGCAGCCCTGCGCCTGACAAAAGCCATGATGAAGCGGGCGGACCGCCAGGCCATTGCAGACACGCTGGACTACGAAGCCGAACAATTCCGCGCCCGCCTGCAAACAGAAGAAGCGCAGACCGCGTTCGCGAAGTTTTTCAAGAAATAG
- a CDS encoding enoyl-CoA hydratase/isomerase family protein, translating to MTDITLEHYSAYESLKLRRHPGGVLELIMGAKGGLPGKLSTADDRMHRELADIWRDIDTDPDTRVVVIRGEGKGFSGGGDLDLVQQMADDFDVRTRVWREARDLVYNIINCNKPIVSAMHGAAVGAGLVAGLLADISIAARDARIIDGHTRLGVTAGDHAAIVWPLLCGMAKAKYYLMLCETVTGEEAERIGLVSLCVDEADLIPRAFEVANKLAAGSQTAIRWTKYSLNNWLRMAGPSFDTSLALEFMGFGGPDVKEGIQSLRERRAPNFRPDSPF from the coding sequence ATGACTGATATCACGCTGGAACATTACTCAGCCTATGAATCGCTGAAGTTGCGCAGGCATCCCGGCGGGGTGCTGGAGCTGATCATGGGCGCCAAGGGCGGGCTGCCGGGCAAGCTGTCCACGGCGGATGACCGCATGCACCGCGAACTGGCCGACATCTGGCGTGACATCGACACCGACCCCGATACCCGGGTGGTGGTCATTCGAGGCGAAGGCAAGGGATTCTCGGGCGGCGGCGACCTGGATCTGGTGCAGCAGATGGCGGACGACTTCGACGTGCGCACGCGTGTCTGGCGCGAGGCCCGCGATCTGGTCTACAACATCATCAATTGCAACAAGCCCATCGTGTCCGCCATGCATGGCGCGGCAGTGGGGGCGGGGCTGGTGGCCGGCCTGCTGGCTGATATCTCGATCGCGGCGCGCGATGCGCGGATCATCGACGGCCACACCCGTTTGGGCGTGACGGCTGGCGACCACGCCGCCATCGTCTGGCCGCTTCTGTGCGGCATGGCCAAAGCCAAGTACTACCTGATGCTGTGTGAGACCGTCACGGGCGAGGAAGCCGAGCGTATCGGGCTCGTGTCCTTGTGCGTCGACGAGGCGGACCTGATTCCCCGCGCCTTTGAAGTCGCCAACAAGTTGGCCGCCGGGTCGCAAACGGCCATCCGGTGGACCAAGTATTCGCTGAATAATTGGCTGCGCATGGCCGGACCCAGCTTTGATACGTCGCTGGCGCTGGAATTCATGGGTTTTGGCGGGCCGGACGTGAAGGAAGGCATCCAATCCTTGCGCGAACGCCGGGCGCCGAATTTCCGCCCGGATTCGCCGTTTTAA
- a CDS encoding NAD(P)H-hydrate dehydratase — translation MNTPAAAIDRASLPALFTPRGLDTHKGSFGTVGVVGGGPGMTGAALLAARAALKVGAGKVLVGFAQESAPLPCDVLQPELMLRDFRSLLDEDWGVTAWVAGCGLGTGALAANALSELFVLRREAPLVLDADGLNLLAWGDIQPNWSSGPVVLTPHPAEAGRLLGIGTADVQADRLGAARQLAQRYKAWIVLKGAGTVVCDPAGGCRVNTSGNPGLATAGTGDVLAGMLGSLIAQKLPLEQAVAGAVWLHGAAADALVARGVGPIGLTAGELADAARTLRNQG, via the coding sequence ATGAACACCCCTGCCGCCGCCATCGACCGCGCCAGCCTGCCAGCCCTGTTCACTCCCCGCGGGTTGGACACGCACAAAGGCAGTTTTGGCACTGTCGGAGTAGTGGGCGGCGGCCCGGGCATGACCGGCGCGGCGCTGCTGGCTGCCCGGGCCGCCCTGAAAGTTGGCGCCGGCAAGGTGCTTGTGGGTTTTGCCCAGGAAAGCGCCCCCTTGCCCTGCGACGTCCTGCAACCCGAATTGATGCTGCGCGACTTCCGCTCCCTGCTGGACGAGGACTGGGGTGTTACCGCCTGGGTGGCGGGTTGCGGACTCGGCACAGGCGCGCTGGCCGCCAATGCGCTGTCCGAATTGTTTGTCCTGCGGCGCGAAGCGCCCTTGGTGCTGGATGCCGATGGCCTGAACCTGCTGGCCTGGGGCGACATTCAACCCAACTGGTCTTCCGGCCCGGTGGTACTGACCCCGCACCCGGCCGAAGCCGGCCGTCTGCTGGGGATCGGCACGGCTGACGTGCAGGCCGACCGCCTGGGCGCCGCCCGCCAGTTGGCGCAGCGCTACAAAGCGTGGATCGTGCTGAAGGGCGCGGGAACCGTGGTCTGCGACCCGGCCGGTGGATGCAGGGTCAATACCAGCGGCAATCCCGGATTGGCCACAGCCGGAACCGGGGATGTGCTGGCAGGCATGCTGGGCTCTCTGATTGCCCAAAAGCTGCCGCTGGAGCAAGCCGTGGCGGGGGCAGTCTGGCTGCATGGCGCCGCTGCTGACGCGCTGGTCGCCCGGGGAGTCGGCCCCATCGGGCTAACTGCCGGCGAGCTCGCCGACGCGGCCCGCACCCTGCGAAATCAGGGCTAA
- a CDS encoding ABC transporter substrate-binding protein, producing the protein MKLRTTLALVAAAIPLAAAHAQTLKIGLSAEPTSADPHYHKMTQNDAFSAHVYSSLVGRNADMKLTPQLATSWKTLDDLTWEFKLRDDVKFSNGKPFTSEDVLFTICRTLNNETNVSQSYMDMTKRFVDVQTPDAHTVIIKTNEPFPLMPAELARSLPIVWNGIVEHGKLTFDPKKGCGVTGAWPTVVDFNNGKDAIGTGPYTLKSYVKGTGIELVRNENYWGEKPYWKEVKFVPVPSAGPRLTGLLSGDFDMIENPAARDLPRLKDNPKYGFVATPSTRLVFFQPDVGRNPSPFVKTTDGKNPLQDLRVRKAISMAIDRKTITARIMDGMATPAYQFMPDGMFGALPKAPEIKYDPEGAKKLLAEAGYPNGFEMTLSSTNDRYVNDGQIAQAVAQYLARVGIKTNVDAMTASIYFPKRAKREFSFSMGGWPAETGEASALFQLWVASLDSPNSLGTSNYGGFSNADFDKIYKEAIVTVDVPKREKLLQQSTQIALDNVPLIPLHFESSIWAFRKGITYEGRRDQYTLATSVTPDKK; encoded by the coding sequence ATGAAGTTGCGCACCACCCTGGCCCTTGTGGCCGCCGCCATCCCCTTGGCTGCCGCCCACGCCCAGACGCTGAAGATCGGCCTGTCGGCTGAACCCACTTCGGCAGACCCCCACTATCACAAGATGACGCAGAACGATGCGTTCTCGGCGCACGTCTACAGCTCCCTGGTTGGCCGCAACGCCGACATGAAACTGACGCCCCAACTGGCTACGTCCTGGAAGACCCTGGACGACCTGACCTGGGAATTCAAGCTGCGTGACGACGTCAAGTTCTCGAACGGCAAGCCCTTCACGTCCGAAGACGTGCTGTTCACGATCTGCCGCACCCTGAACAACGAAACCAACGTGTCGCAGTCCTATATGGACATGACCAAGCGTTTCGTCGATGTGCAGACGCCGGATGCGCACACCGTGATCATCAAGACCAACGAACCGTTCCCGCTGATGCCCGCGGAACTGGCGCGTTCGCTGCCGATCGTCTGGAACGGCATTGTTGAACACGGCAAGCTGACGTTCGATCCGAAGAAGGGTTGCGGCGTCACGGGCGCATGGCCCACCGTGGTTGACTTCAACAACGGCAAGGATGCCATCGGCACCGGCCCGTACACCCTGAAGTCCTACGTTAAGGGCACCGGCATCGAGCTGGTTCGCAACGAAAACTACTGGGGCGAGAAGCCATACTGGAAGGAAGTGAAGTTCGTGCCCGTGCCGTCCGCCGGCCCGCGCCTGACTGGCCTGCTGTCGGGTGACTTCGACATGATCGAAAACCCCGCCGCCCGCGACCTGCCGCGCCTGAAGGACAACCCCAAGTACGGCTTCGTTGCCACGCCTTCCACCCGCCTGGTGTTCTTCCAGCCGGACGTGGGCCGCAACCCGAGCCCGTTCGTCAAGACCACCGACGGCAAGAACCCGCTGCAGGATCTGCGCGTGCGCAAGGCTATTTCGATGGCCATTGACCGCAAGACGATCACCGCCCGCATCATGGACGGCATGGCCACCCCGGCCTACCAGTTCATGCCCGACGGCATGTTCGGCGCGCTGCCCAAGGCTCCGGAAATCAAGTACGACCCGGAAGGCGCCAAGAAGCTGCTGGCCGAAGCTGGCTACCCGAACGGTTTTGAAATGACGCTGTCGTCCACCAACGACCGTTATGTCAACGACGGCCAGATCGCCCAAGCCGTGGCCCAGTACCTGGCCCGCGTTGGCATCAAGACCAATGTGGACGCCATGACGGCTTCCATCTACTTCCCCAAGCGCGCCAAGCGCGAGTTCAGCTTCTCGATGGGCGGCTGGCCGGCGGAAACGGGTGAAGCCTCGGCGCTGTTCCAACTGTGGGTGGCATCCCTGGATTCCCCCAACAGCCTGGGTACCAGCAACTACGGCGGCTTTTCCAATGCAGACTTCGACAAGATCTACAAGGAAGCCATCGTGACGGTGGACGTGCCCAAGCGCGAGAAGCTGTTGCAACAATCCACCCAGATCGCACTGGACAACGTGCCGCTGATCCCGTTGCACTTTGAAAGCA